One segment of Halorubellus sp. JP-L1 DNA contains the following:
- a CDS encoding CPBP family intramembrane glutamic endopeptidase — translation MSDAHTTASGVASLASSLVAVAAGASVLWVVVEFAIRRGLTAPIGDALGTTAAGSAVTLALTGVVLAPTIAYLGTRVDVHPADWGLSLSVRGVLEGVGAVVAYYAFVVTASVVAVAAFGVDPAAGTSGFGFDGPTWALAALLVANGVLAPIAEEVAWRGVVQTALTEAVGVAAAIAVTAVVFAAKHVVVDFAAPPLRVASLVFLAVAFGVLRHRNGTGSAIVAHVLANTTATVGLLLA, via the coding sequence ATGTCCGACGCACACACCACCGCGTCCGGAGTCGCATCGCTCGCCAGCTCGCTCGTCGCAGTCGCCGCCGGAGCCAGCGTGCTCTGGGTCGTCGTCGAGTTCGCGATCCGACGCGGCCTCACCGCGCCCATCGGCGACGCCCTCGGAACGACGGCAGCGGGGTCCGCCGTCACGCTCGCACTCACCGGCGTCGTCCTCGCACCGACCATCGCGTACCTCGGGACGCGCGTCGACGTCCACCCCGCCGACTGGGGGCTCTCGCTCTCCGTGCGAGGCGTCCTGGAGGGCGTCGGGGCGGTCGTCGCGTACTACGCGTTCGTCGTCACCGCGTCGGTCGTCGCCGTCGCCGCGTTCGGGGTCGACCCGGCCGCCGGCACGAGCGGGTTCGGCTTCGACGGGCCGACGTGGGCGCTCGCGGCCCTCCTCGTCGCGAACGGCGTCCTCGCGCCCATCGCGGAGGAGGTCGCGTGGCGCGGCGTCGTCCAGACCGCACTCACCGAAGCCGTCGGCGTCGCCGCCGCCATCGCCGTCACCGCCGTCGTGTTCGCCGCGAAGCACGTCGTCGTCGACTTCGCCGCACCACCGCTGCGCGTCGCCAGCCTCGTCTTCCTCGCGGTCGCGTTCGGCGTCCTCCGACACCGCAACGGCACCGGGAGCGCGATCGTCGCGCACGTCCTCGCGAACACCACCGCGACCGTCGGGCTCCTCCTGGCCTGA